The sequence GTAGCTGCCGGCCTCGCAGACCTCCAGCATGGCCCGGTCGAACTTTTCCCGGTGCAGAAGGTAGTTGAGCTTCAGGTCGACAAACGGCACTGTGTCACTCATTTTTCCTCAACTCCTCAACGGGTTGGCCGCCCAGCCAACGGTCCTCCGGGCTGATCTGGCGGATTACACGGGCCGGGACCCCGGCCACGACCGTATGGGGGGGAACATTCTTTGTCACCACGCTGCCCGCGCCCACCACCGCGCCCTCGCCGATCTCGATGCCGCAGAGGATCACCGAGCCGGTGCCCAGGCTGGCCCCGCGGCGCACCACGGTGTTCTCCACGGTCCAGGTGCCGTCCGCCGCTTTGGGTGAGGTGGGGTAGCGGTCGTTGATGAAATTCACGTTATGCCCCACGAACACGTCATCCTCGATGATCACGTTGGAGCAGATGAAGGTGTGGGTCTGCACGCGGACCCGCTTGCCCACTGTAACATCGCGCTGGATCTCGACAAAGGCGCCGATCTTGGTGCCGTCGCCGATCCGGCAGCCGTAGAGGTTGGCATGGCCGTGGACTATCACGTTCTCACCGAAGATGACATCCGGGGCGATGGTGCAGAACTGCCCTACGCGTGGTTCTCCCATTGGCCAGGCCTCACTTTACCGGTTGCTGCAGTCCGTTGTTTTTCAGGGATTCCTGCGCCGCGAGCAGGGTGCGGGTGATATCCACCGCGAAACGCCCGTCGGTCATGATCTTTTTCCCGTCCAGGATACTGCTCACGAAGCAGTCGATCATCTGGCCCAGCGGTTCGGCCATCTTGATCTTGGGGCTGATTATGTCACCGTCGCGCAGCAGAAAGCGGAACGCACCGAAATCCGGCTCCGCGTCGCCGTTCAGGGCGATCCCTTTGCGGAAGATACGCACCGGCTCCAGGTTGTTCAGGTCATCGAAATCCACCCGGGCTTTGTCGCCGATCAGGCGCAACAGGCGCTCCTTGTTGGAGTCGAGCCAGCTCAGGTAAATGTGGCCGATCACACCGCCCGGATAGTAGAGGGTCAGGAACGCCACATCGCAGCGGTTGCCCGACAGGGGCATGGCTCCGGTGGCGGCCACCTTTTCCGGCACCGCGCCCAGGATGTAGTTGAAAATGGAGATGTCGTGCGGGGCGAGGTCCCAGATCACGTCCACATCCTGGCGCACCAGGCCCATGTGCGAGCGGTTGGAGGTCAGGTAGTAGAGCTTGCCGACGGTCTTGGAGTCGCCCAGGGTCTTGAGCTTGCGCACGGCGTTGTTGTACAG comes from bacterium and encodes:
- a CDS encoding Gfo/Idh/MocA family oxidoreductase, coding for MSQKTESGKKILNVGVIGLGHWGPNVARNLANHPRASLKYVCDTNEKAFRKVQSLPLGDCRFVTDPAEVFADRAVQAVAIVTPSSTHYDLTRQALLAGKHVLCEKPFTLLTEQGEELCRLAAERRKKIMVGFTFLYNNAVRKLKTLGDSKTVGKLYYLTSNRSHMGLVRQDVDVIWDLAPHDISIFNYILGAVPEKVAATGAMPLSGNRCDVAFLTLYYPGGVIGHIYLSWLDSNKERLLRLIGDKARVDFDDLNNLEPVRIFRKGIALNGDAEPDFGAFRFLLRDGDIISPKIKMAEPLGQMIDCFVSSILDGKKIMTDGRFAVDITRTLLAAQESLKNNGLQQPVK
- a CDS encoding N-acetyltransferase produces the protein MGEPRVGQFCTIAPDVIFGENVIVHGHANLYGCRIGDGTKIGAFVEIQRDVTVGKRVRVQTHTFICSNVIIEDDVFVGHNVNFINDRYPTSPKAADGTWTVENTVVRRGASLGTGSVILCGIEIGEGAVVGAGSVVTKNVPPHTVVAGVPARVIRQISPEDRWLGGQPVEELRKNE